TACACAAGTGTGATATTCAAGCCACCTTTGCTTTTAATCCCTCTGCATGTTCacattcatgtttgtttctaagaatctctgctgcctgctgtgtgtttgtctgtgttgtgtgtgtgtgtgtgtgtgtgtgtgtgtgtgtgtgtgtgtgtgtgtgtgtgtgtgcgcttcaGTGTGTATGAATGTTTTACAGCCTCTCTCATTTCCCACAGATGCAGATGCGCTTTGATGGCCTGCTAGGTTTCCCTGGAGGGTGAGTCTTTCCTGGCGCTGCTTAGTTTTGTTCCTTTTATGTGCACAGGTTTGTTTCGCTCacgcttctttttttctttgcagacGAGCCCAATCAAAAGATGTAGTAAGCCCTTGTGGCACAGAACATTTACTCTAGAAATCTCATTCCACAATATACATATCTTATAAGATACGAAAATGTGGATGGCAGGTTCCTCTGTAAGGTGCCTTTTCTtgccttgaaaaaaaaacctaattaCAAATTATCAGACTTATACTGATTCTCTAGTTTTCAACTTAATATGAATCACTTTGTATATGTGGTTAACAGGAGTCGCTGCCAGAATTTCTGTGAGATTATGTAacaaaacaagaagagaaaTCTGAAGGGAAACAGCGATTGGGAAAAGACCAGCAATGTCAACCAATTTCATACTACACAATAATTGTATACACTATTTTCTAAATAGTACAAATCTGCTCTCAGacttgcactgaactccagatgaTCTCCAGATGTTCTCTGTAGGAGAATTtccgaatgagcccatgtgagaacacagcagcagattatCTGGAGGATTCACTGCAAGCGAGTCGGTGTGTTGAAGAGTTTCTAACACGACAcggaagtgaaaatgaaaaaaactaaaaaaaaaaaaatcttcaaacatgtgcagcagaattaatacgttACATCcggcctctgcctgctgcaccacccctcacctgaacactgcagagatctgtgtttattttgtaggtgtcagagaatctcctgctgctttgttcatgtgtgaaaggtaaactcAAGAGTCTGCAGCCAGTTCTGACAACATTCTTTGGACTTGTCAGAGCCACATTTGCCATCTGTTGTGATATATACTGATATCAAATGTCACAAAGCTGCTGCACTGCAGTTAATATGATGTAATTATGTAGACTTTCTCTCAGCTCCTCCAATTCTGACTGACTTCCAGCATCTCTGGAAagattatgagaataataaatatatataattatagcAAAAATAAATCGTGGATCCATTAGTGAAAGTGAAATTCCCACATAAAACCTGCACCTCAGTACAGAAACAACAGACTGTCTGTGTGGAAGATACAGATAGACACTTTATAATGTTAGAACCACACAGATTCATTAGTACCCTAATGTTCAACATTTACTATGTAGAGTTTTATATTGTTAATAAACCCAGACCAAGTGTTGTGAAAAGTGTCTGACTGATAATAAATGAAAGGACTAATTCTCTGAAGAACTaccagctgttttcagacatgaactctggaggatgGTCGTATCACTAAAAACTCttctataaatatatttgtattccGCCTTGTGTTGATCATGTCGTCATCAATCGTTGGGCCTTTAATATTAACTCTCAGATGACGGTATGCTGACTCTTCTCTGTCACAGCTTAAACGCAGGAAATCTCATAGGCATCACCAGTTTGCAGTTTACTCCACTAACAGAAGATGTTGATGATGGGAAGTGGAGTTGAATAAAGTCAGATTTGATATAGAACAATATTATTAGATTATAGTAATATACCTAAATATTTGTAATGAAAATGTGAGTCCCCTAAGGAGCGCTTTAGTGAATGAGGGCATTCAAATGTCCAGGAAGTGTCCGAACCTTTCCATTGGTTTTGAATTGAGACTGAGGCTCCAAGCTAATATGTGTCAGTTTTAGTTCAAAATCCATTGACTTTCATGTGACCTGAGTGTCGGGCTTTGAAACTCATTTTCCGTCAGCATAGTTTATTTACCTCCACGCTGAGGACTCAGGACAACAATACAGCGGACATTGTTTATCTACTGTATATCTGATCATGACCTACCACCTCCTTCCACACTGTCAGGCTGGTTAACCCCTCGGAGGAGACCCTGGAGGCAGGCCTTACCAGGGAGTTGTCAGAGGAGCTGGGCGTACCTCTTCCTATATCGGTGGAAGACCATGTGGACTCTCGTCATGCCCCTCCTtcatccccctcctcctgcagatCGCCATCCTCGCGTCTTATCACTCACTTCTAcgtgaagaagatggaggaggagcagattagggaggtggagagagctGCTGCATCCACAGCAACAGATCACGGACATgaggtaatgtgtgtgtgtgtgtgtccaattgGGGAAAAAGATGATTTTTGCGTCAGTGGTCAGGACACGGGGTATGGAATccttttactatcacagaacaCATCAGTTTTTAGAACATACTTTGTTGACCACAATAAATTATTGAACACAATGATCACACTAACCTTTAAAAGAGATGGCTGCAAATCACTGCAGAAAGCCATTTAGAAAATGGCTCTCATTGAGGATAATGCTGCTGAAAGGAGCAAttggtaaaaaaagaaatgaaatttaactataaaaaaaacatttttacaggaaaaacaaaacattaaaaacgaTACAAAATAGTGCAAAAAGAGGAAGTGGTGGTTGGATTGTAGTGCAAAAggaggtagttgtggttggaTAGTATAAAAATGAATTGCAATTATTGCAGACAGTAAATTCTCCCTTGTATCAAATCTTTCTGCTATCACACCTAAATACAGCTAAATTGGTGGTTTGTTGTCTCACTGTGGGCcagacagaaaaactgaaatattctaGAggcgtttttttgtttttagaacATCCCGTGCCGGATCAGTAATCTGCTCTTCGACTGTTCTTTCAGACAATCTTGGActtagaaacatttttttacttcctgGCAGCTGCTCTGCAGCTACAAGGCTCCTTCCTGAATTCTCCCTCTGAATGAGGTTTCAGACATGTTATCTCTGTCAGAATGTGTtcttgtgaaagctgcttgGAACCAAACTCCACTGAAGAGTTTAAACTTTATTCAAGTACATTTGTCCTTGTAATTCATGCAGTTTAGCTACCGAGTTTGGCCTTTTTCCTCACTGCAATTACACTCCTGCAAACCTAACACATGGACTTGTCATTTACCGTACTTCAACAAAACAATGTCAGTTTGTCCATTTCTCTTGGCAAGCGTAACATTCTACATCTACTTTTCTTGACAGTCAGTcgaacatgcactgaactccggagaaaCTCCTGAAatacagtgcatgtgtgtaaggACTGtttgtgagaaagcaaatgtccaagtcacaGGTTCAGGATTGTATTTGGGGACCTTTGTATGGTAGAAATGTTCACTTCCATTTTGAATGTTTCACTTTTGCCAATCTGAGGCAAAGTAAATCTGCAGCATGGCTCCACgtggagttcaactttggtAAAGTTTGACCTGCGACATTTGTTCAGggatcatgtctgaaaacggcatATCGGCTATGTTTCTGTTCATTCACCCTGGCCATGACCTGACAGGCAGTTGAGGGGAGCCACCCTGAAGGACATATCAGTCTATTATTTAAtgttatgttgttgttatgtcTTGTCTTTAGAGAATAATATTTTTGTGATTTAGAGACTGGAGGTTCCCCGTCCCTGGCTTTGACAAAAAGTAGTTGGGGCAAGTTTCCAGGAAATGACTCCAACAGCCACATTTACCTGATGTCATGCTCTGTtctcccgtctctctctctctctctctctcacttgccCCCCCAGGTTCTGGGAATGGTCAGAGTCCCACTCTATGCCATGAAACGCGGGGGGGGCCTCGGATCCTTCTTGTCGCACTCCTTCATCGGCAATGCTCGCTCTCAGCTCATTGACTCTCTGCTGCGCCTCAACCTGGTCACCCATGAGGAGTTGCACGAAGCCCTCACGCACTCTCTGAAGAGACACTCACACACGGCAGGCGACCTGAAAGCGGCCCTCGCGCTGCCGTAGTCAAAGCGGAAGCAACTTAACAACTTACCCGCACATGCATATGAACATCTTCTCGAGTGAACTTGTGGTTTCAGTTTGGCAATCAACAATGCAATCATTCACCCGAACACTttatctaacacacacacacacacaacctcaaacTCATAGTGATTCTGAGCTGGTGACTCATAATTTCCTGCTGTGCATCAAAGACTTTGGGTAAGACATTATCAAGTCCTTTTAacataaatggaaataaaacaattcaGGCTGACTGTAACATTCaacatgtctgtttttgtctttgaaatacaaaatagttgatgatgcaatcaacACTTAATTAGACCTTTATAACATTTTAATCATTATAGTAAGAAGACTCATAGAAGCATCTTGCAAGCTACTGACAGTCCACACAGCGCTGTGCTACCTTACATGGTAATGCATATATTCCCCTATTCACCCTGTGGTGTTCTATAACTGCCATGATCATAGGGGCCCGATTACAGAAATGACCCAGTCAGGTGGAatgcttccctttgtctttgtgcCGCTCACCTTTTTTTGGCATTTTCCTTTATTACGTTACAGCTCAAGCTGCGGTGGTGGTGCAATCCGAGGATTAATTACGTCCATGACATACTATAAAGCCTGCGGGCGAAGATTTGATTCTCTTTAAGTGCACCCTGGGTGCTCATAGCACGCCTGCACCAGATGTTACTAACCTCATTCCCAGATAATATTGCTGCCAGTGAGCAAGAGCAGACATGATGCTGCCTAATGTCTTCCGATACCTGATGTACGCGGTCCACGCTGTCCAAGCAGGTGAATTTAAGCCGGCAGGCTGAATGTATTGTAGGTGGTAATGTAAGAAAAACTGAGAGAAGACAACAAAACACGGGGTTTATCTTTGATTCATTAGTCATGCAGCGTGTTAACTGCACTGCACTCAGTGTGATAAATCAACCTCAGTGTCTGATGAGTTCAACGCACAATGAACAGAAAGAatggagagaagagatgaaggaTCCTGAAGGAAAGACACTCGTTTTCTTGTGAGTAGCTTACTGCAGATACATCCTTCGAACATTAACTACATGCACACAGACTGACTCCCGCTCGAGCAGGTGGTAAAACAAGTGACGCGAGAAGAATTCATATATGAAGTCCAACGTTATCTGCCGTTGATGCGTATCTCTGTCAGCGTGTGTTTTTTCGAAGCTGGTAGGGAGAAAACGTGCACCACATCCGGCACAAGAGACAGGAAGCACAGCAGACGGATGTTACAAAACACTATTGTGCTTCTGTGCATCTtttacacctgtgtgtgtgtgtgtgtgtatgtgagtgtacAAGGCTGCTGGATGTCTCTCATGTACAtgatgtatatgtgtgtgtggaaaaggTTGCATCTTGCACGAGTGCTTGCGTGTGAGTGAGGAGAAAGGATCCCTGTCATGTGATGGTGTTGTAAGGGCGAATAATGCAAGGTCATCACGAAGAAAAAGCATTTCCAGAGAGAAAGGGATGGGGCGATGGAGGGAGGGCAGTGCAGGCGAgcgatggatggagggagagagcgtGAGCGAGGGATGCTGAGGGAGAAAGGCGGTGTATTCATAGCAGCAGCGGTATTTATAGCCgcccagaggagaggagagagcgtGTGGGGGTGCGGGGGGCGTGGCTTTGGTTTATGGCTTTCCCACTGCttcacaacacagagagagagagagcgagagaggggcTATTTGGCaggagagggaagaaagaaaggaaggagggagggaggctgtttttgagtgtgtgcctgccagagagagagagaggagagagagagaggagggaactgagcagagagaaatctgtcagatacagacacactgctctgtgtgtatgtgtgagagagagagatgagagcagcagagctgagacacagatagagagagacagccGAGGACCACAAAGTGAGGTATGTACGGCTGTCATGCTGCTCATAGATCCAGtaaatacctgtgtgtgtgtgtgtgtgtgtgtgtgtctgtgtgtgtgtctgtgcgtgcagtgcatgcatgtgtgtgtgcagtgcatgCGTGACTAAAGtgaatatgtctgtgtgtttatatatagttCAGTGTTTTAAAGGGACACTATTCACTTGGGCTTTTCTAAGTGGACAAATGGATGGGGGCTCCTGACTGTTAGAGGAGTATCAATTATGTAATATGTGTGCACCATTTTCAGTGTTGATGCTCTTATGTGCGTCTCTGTTGTGTGCTCGTGTAATCACACTGTGGTGTTTATGTGGCCATTGTGTGGAGCACTGCAACAGCCCATTGGCCATATGGGGTGATTTACAGCCATTGTAAACATAACTCAATGCTCCTGTGCCGTTCGAACAGTGGGACCTGAACTCCCCCCTGCTGACCACCTACACTGTTGACAGATAATTCACGTTCTGTTGTCATATCACAGAGAAAGGGTTTAAACAGCCCTCTCAGTGGTATCTGCGAAGTAGCGCTCCCTTTGTGCGGCTGGATAACAACAAGGATTGTGATGGTAGGGTTACAGCTGCCTGGTGTAAGACACCAAACGCTCTCGTGAGCAGGTGAAGTTTATTTAACCCTAGAAGGAGGTCCAGGTTAAAGTGTTGTAAACATTTAGTGTGGTTGTCCCCAGACTCTGACTCATTGTTGGCTTCTAGTCCACTAATGTGAAATACTCAAGTATTTCTAAATTGGGCTCAGATAACAAGCTCAGTTTGGTCTCAGTTGCAAATCCCTATCACCCCCAGCTGCAGGGATACTCAGCCTTCACTGCACACAACAAccatgtataataataataccgaGGTTTTTGGTTATGTTCATATCTGCGTTTGTATGTcggtctgtcagtctgtcagttagcaggattacaaaactactggatggattatcaAGAAACTAGGTGGATGGATGCTGTATCGGTTGAGAAAGAACGCATGAAAAATGTCGTGctgttaaaaatgataaaacctTTGCTGGTTGCAGACTCACATATCAGAATTGTTTGCCTTTCTCTGCTGTTTgagtatatatgtttttttatcaatatgaatatatacaaaATTATATATCAATAATCTAGAAGATGATTGGCAGATTGATTGCTTGATGAATAGTTGCAGCTATAAAGATGTTTAATCATGGATATAAAAAGATGATGCTGATCATCTCAAATTTTTGCCTCCAATGAGGAgattatgtgtttgtctgtttctagGCAAGATAACACTGAagctactggatggattaccacaaaacttggtgtcAGGATGCttatgtgtcagggaagaaagAAGccaatgttggtgcagatcctaaTCAGGGGTggatttctttaacattgcgagatagaGTGcgttcaacatttttgttgatttttcagagaataattcatggatctacaGATAATGTTtggggaactgatatttatgagcaatttggtgcagatccaaattaaatctggatctagcgaatttaaatgtggattcatatggggactgttgggacttggtggaggtctgaacTCTACTTTCATTTGCTGCACATGCACAAAGTGTTGAACTCAGATCTAATCCACTTTCCCCTCGGGCAGTGGTTCACATGTGAACTGTGGTGGAGAACAAACATTAAATGAGAAAACGTGACATCAGCTGTGATTTTTCCTCCAAATATCAGACAGTAGGAGCATTGTTTACAATCACGTGGGAATTATTTTCTCACGATGGAGGGATTCAAATCCTTTACTAAAGTAAATGTAGAAATCTCCACCAGTGGTGCTCTGTTACATGTGATGGTTTCAAAACTAAACCGCATGTACTCAAAGTACAAATAAGGTGAAAGAGctaattaatataaattatttctGCAATATGATTATTGATGTACAGTACTGTTCCATCTGATAAAGTTAAGGATGCTGTGACCGGGTTGTTCTGTGGAGCTTGATTTACTTATTTGTTGATTATATTTTGAGTTTTGTAAATTGTAAGAggagtaaaaacaacaatacttaCATTTGAAAGGCAGCCaagtacaaatgaaaaatataataaaatggaTTCACTTAGTAAAGTATCAGTACCACAAAACTTTACTTCACTGAGTGAATGCACAGTATATTCTAGTAATGGGTTTTCCACAGTTGAACAGTAGAAACTATAGTTATAAAATAGGCAGCATTGACCCCTAATTACCTCTGTCATAGAAAGTGCCAAAGAAAACGTTGGTGGTGAATTAAAGGTTTCAGCAGAGTCTGAGCGGATGTGGGCAACCTGACAGCCCTGTCACCCCTCACAGTACCCGTCTGTCAGGAACTGtgttcatttactttttttttctttttttttcatctcgcAAGGACCTGCAGGTATGCATTCCACAAACATTTACCTATAAATGATCCTCCACATAAAACTCAACCATGGCAGGACCTGAGAGATGTGGACAGCAGAGGAACGTTTTCTGTGCCCTTTGGCTTGAATTTTACATCCCTGTCTGATGCAGAAAGTGTCCTCAGTGCTGTGGCAATTATACCATGCCAGAATCTGAAAGGCATCTTATACTCTGTAAAATAGCGTCTCTATGCTACCGCCAAAAGCTATTAATTTTCAGCTTTTTG
This sequence is a window from Paralichthys olivaceus isolate ysfri-2021 chromosome 6, ASM2471397v2, whole genome shotgun sequence. Protein-coding genes within it:
- the LOC109630913 gene encoding U8 snoRNA-decapping enzyme, which gives rise to MASGQLSRAEALACSDCLHACHVMLYSDTQRQLFGKIPIRHIILMQMRFDGLLGFPGGLVNPSEETLEAGLTRELSEELGVPLPISVEDHVDSRHAPPSSPSSCRSPSSRLITHFYVKKMEEEQIREVERAAASTATDHGHEVLGMVRVPLYAMKRGGGLGSFLSHSFIGNARSQLIDSLLRLNLVTHEELHEALTHSLKRHSHTAGDLKAALALP